CAGGCGCACGGGACGTGGCTGGTGTCCGGTATGCGCGACGATGTAGACGATGTAGAGGTCAACGTGGTGATCGAGCCCAGCGGACGGGTCGTGACCTCGTGGCCGACCGAAGGGGGCCGCGGCGTCGTCCGCAACCCACCGAGGAGGAGGCAGTCATGAACGACGACGAGCTGATGAGCCGTGCCGCAGAGCTGCCCAGCCGGTTCGGTCCACGTCTGCCCGACGATCATGCGGCGGTCCTTCGCAGGATCGAAGGTGGTGGCGAATGGGACATGCTCGTCACCGAGACGATCGCGGCGCTCGCCAAGCACAAGGCACCCGTCACCTCCGCCGAACGCGACGAACTGCGGGAGCTGGCGGAGGCGACGGGTGAAGGTGGCGAGTACGTGGCCGCGTTGACCGTGCGGTGAGGGGCACCCTCACCGTGTCCTGGCACGGTGAGGGTGCCCCTCACGGGTCGGGGTGGACGGTGAGGGTGGCCCTCACGCGTGCGTCGGCGCCAACGGACGGTCAGGTGGACGGGCCGAGGCGGGGCCACTCGATCGCGGGGCAGTGGTCCATCACCATGGCGAGGCCGGCCTCGCGCACCCGGCGGTACGCGTCGTGGTCGACGACGCCGAGCTGGAACCACACCGCCCTGGCACCGATATGCACGGCCTGGTCGGCGATCCCCCCGGCCTGCCCGGAGTTGACGAAGACGTCGACCACGTCGACGTCGAACGGGATCTCCGCCAGCGACCGGTAGCCCTGCTCGCCGTGCACGGTCTCCGCGCGCGGATGCACGGGCACGATCCGCTTGCCGTGGCTCTGCAGGAACGCCGCGACGCCGTACGCCGCACGCTCGCGCGACGTGGACAGCCCGACGACCGCCCAGGTGTGGGTGTCGGTGAGCAGCTGGCGGATAAGGGTGTCGGTGTCGTCGCTCGTCGTCGTCACACCAGCCACCTAGGCAGACTCCGCGGCGTCATGGACGACCGAGTGCGCGGTACTCCCAGCCGGCCGAACGCCATGCCGCGGGGTCGAGCACGTTGCGTCCGTCGAGGACGAGCCTGGTGCGGACGAGCGCACCGAGCGCCGCCGGGTCGATGGACCGGAACTCGCTCCACTCGGTGAGCAGGAGCACGACGTCGGCACCGGTGACGGCGTCGCCGAGGGTGTCGGCGAAGTCGAGCTCGGGGTGGAGGCGCTTGGCGTTGCTCATCGCCTCCGGGTCGTACACGACGACCTGGGCGCCCTCGCGGAACAGGCTCGCGGCCACGTCGAGTGCGGGGGAGTCGCGGACGTCGTCGGAGTCGGGCTTGAACGCCGCGCCGAGCACGGCGACGTGCCGGCCGTCGGCGTCGCCGCCGAGCAGCTCACGGGTGAGGTCGACGGCACGGGTG
The window above is part of the Streptosporangiales bacterium genome. Proteins encoded here:
- a CDS encoding CoA-binding protein; its protein translation is MTTTSDDTDTLIRQLLTDTHTWAVVGLSTSRERAAYGVAAFLQSHGKRIVPVHPRAETVHGEQGYRSLAEIPFDVDVVDVFVNSGQAGGIADQAVHIGARAVWFQLGVVDHDAYRRVREAGLAMVMDHCPAIEWPRLGPST